From Mucilaginibacter rubeus, a single genomic window includes:
- a CDS encoding helix-turn-helix domain-containing protein: protein MKTLGKKIRLLRHQKGWSQEDVAKRLDISIPAFSKIETGITDINLSRLEQIANLFEMSVVQLLTFNDTEQDQKFVNELETVNKRLMDRETEVIDLQKKVIELFEELRHSKVTA, encoded by the coding sequence ATGAAAACTCTCGGAAAAAAAATCAGATTATTACGTCATCAAAAGGGGTGGAGCCAGGAGGATGTTGCAAAGAGATTGGATATTTCAATTCCCGCTTTCTCAAAAATTGAAACAGGGATAACAGATATAAACTTATCAAGGCTTGAGCAGATAGCAAATCTGTTTGAAATGTCTGTGGTTCAGTTGCTTACCTTTAATGATACCGAGCAGGATCAAAAATTTGTTAACGAACTGGAAACTGTTAACAAACGCTTAATGGACCGCGAAACTGAAGTAATTGATTTGCAGAAAAAAGTAATTGAACTATTTGAAGAACTTCGACATTCAAAAGTAACCGCATAA
- a CDS encoding GlmU family protein translates to MAIILFDDNAHQSLLPLTFTRPVADLRIGILTIAEKWAKHLNSAYSFKTLDYLKVKFPVNIEADNVFINGAICPDENLIEAISKLQSGQALKYNDLLIAVNLNASEAESFNAGAEFSDIINYPNLYVSIKYPEDIFRKNDIELRKDFQLLTKGRPSAAISATNVVIGNDFFAEEGAVAECSTFNTTNGPIYLSANTEVWEGTHIRGPFAICEHSQVKMGAKIYGATTIGPYCRVGGEINNSVIWGYSSKGHEGYLGNSVLGEWCNIGADTNNSNLKNNYAEVKLWDYSTQRLRKTGLQFCGLIMGDHAKSGINTMFNTGTVVGVGANVFGAGFPNHFVPDFSWGGAQGFEVYLINKMFETVQKVFDRREHRDFDETEQNILTAIFELTEEYRKFGE, encoded by the coding sequence ATGGCAATTATCCTTTTTGACGATAACGCACATCAGTCGCTGCTGCCCCTTACCTTTACCAGGCCTGTAGCCGATCTTCGCATCGGTATACTTACCATTGCCGAAAAATGGGCTAAGCATTTAAATAGCGCATATTCTTTTAAAACGCTTGACTATCTTAAGGTAAAGTTTCCGGTAAATATTGAAGCTGATAACGTTTTTATCAACGGTGCCATATGTCCGGATGAAAACCTGATTGAAGCAATCAGCAAGCTGCAAAGCGGGCAGGCGCTTAAGTATAACGATCTGTTAATAGCAGTCAACCTTAATGCCTCGGAAGCGGAAAGCTTTAATGCCGGTGCTGAATTTAGCGATATTATAAACTATCCCAATCTTTATGTGTCGATAAAATACCCTGAAGATATTTTCAGGAAAAATGATATCGAACTTCGTAAAGATTTTCAATTGCTTACCAAGGGCCGCCCGAGTGCCGCCATTAGCGCGACCAACGTTGTTATAGGCAATGATTTTTTTGCCGAAGAAGGGGCTGTTGCCGAATGCTCAACTTTTAACACTACTAACGGGCCTATCTACCTGTCGGCTAATACCGAGGTTTGGGAGGGTACACATATCCGCGGACCGTTTGCCATTTGCGAACACTCACAGGTGAAAATGGGCGCTAAAATTTATGGTGCAACTACTATTGGCCCGTACTGCCGGGTTGGGGGAGAAATAAATAACTCGGTGATCTGGGGATATTCATCAAAAGGGCACGAAGGTTACCTGGGCAACTCGGTTTTAGGCGAATGGTGTAATATTGGTGCTGATACCAATAACTCCAACCTGAAAAATAATTATGCCGAAGTAAAGCTTTGGGATTATAGCACCCAGCGTTTGCGCAAAACCGGCCTGCAGTTTTGTGGCCTGATCATGGGCGATCATGCTAAATCCGGCATCAATACCATGTTTAATACCGGTACCGTAGTAGGCGTGGGGGCCAATGTTTTTGGCGCAGGTTTTCCAAATCACTTTGTTCCGGATTTTTCATGGGGCGGCGCGCAGGGCTTTGAAGTTTATCTGATCAATAAAATGTTTGAAACCGTGCAGAAAGTGTTTGACCGCCGCGAACACCGCGATTTTGACGAAACTGAACAGAATATATTAACAGCCATATTTGAACTAACAGAAGAGTACAGAAAGTTTGGTGAGTAG
- a CDS encoding NAD(P)-dependent oxidoreductase — MKIALIGATGFVGKAVLNEALQRGYEVTAIARNPKADIENPKLTLKTADVYNIAELTEALKGHDAVVNSFNAGWTNPDLYNDFIKGSEAIQQATKQAGVKRLLVVGGAGSLYIAPGVQLVDSPQFPAEWKAGATAARDYLNIIKKENDLDWTFLSPAIHLHPGTRTGVYRTGTDEPVFNDKHEHEISVEDLAVAILDELENNQFVKRRFTVGY, encoded by the coding sequence ATGAAAATCGCACTAATTGGCGCCACAGGCTTTGTAGGTAAAGCCGTTTTAAACGAAGCATTACAACGCGGATATGAAGTAACCGCCATAGCACGTAACCCGAAAGCTGATATTGAAAACCCGAAATTAACGCTCAAAACTGCCGATGTATATAATATTGCTGAACTAACCGAAGCTTTAAAAGGACATGATGCCGTGGTAAACTCATTTAATGCCGGTTGGACAAACCCCGATCTGTATAATGATTTCATCAAAGGTTCTGAAGCTATACAACAAGCTACTAAACAGGCCGGTGTTAAACGTTTGTTGGTGGTGGGCGGAGCAGGCAGTCTTTACATTGCCCCTGGCGTACAGCTGGTTGATAGCCCTCAATTCCCTGCCGAATGGAAAGCCGGTGCTACCGCCGCCCGCGACTACCTGAACATCATTAAAAAAGAGAATGATTTAGACTGGACATTCCTTAGCCCTGCTATTCACCTGCATCCTGGCACCCGCACAGGCGTATACCGTACAGGTACAGATGAGCCGGTATTTAACGACAAGCATGAACACGAAATTTCTGTTGAAGATTTAGCAGTTGCTATTTTGGATGAACTGGAAAACAACCAGTTTGTGAAGAGAAGGTTTACTGTGGGGTATTAA
- the iscU gene encoding Fe-S cluster assembly scaffold IscU, whose translation MAYSDKVIDHYTNPRNVGTLDKSSHKVGTGLVGAPECGDVMRLQIQVDDNNVITDAKFKTFGCGSAIASSSLATEWLKGKSIDDAMKIDNMDIVEELALPPVKIHCSVLAEDAIKAAINDFRVKNGLAPIESEKVHH comes from the coding sequence ATGGCATATTCAGATAAAGTAATCGATCACTACACTAACCCCCGCAATGTGGGCACTTTGGATAAAAGCAGCCACAAAGTAGGTACCGGTTTAGTTGGTGCACCTGAGTGCGGCGACGTAATGCGTTTGCAAATTCAGGTTGATGATAACAATGTTATCACCGATGCAAAATTTAAAACTTTCGGTTGCGGTTCTGCAATCGCTTCGTCATCATTGGCTACAGAGTGGCTTAAAGGCAAAAGCATCGACGACGCTATGAAAATAGACAACATGGATATCGTTGAAGAGCTTGCCCTTCCACCGGTAAAAATCCACTGCTCTGTATTGGCTGAAGACGCCATCAAAGCAGCGATCAATGACTTCCGCGTAAAAAACGGCTTAGCGCCAATTGAAAGCGAAAAAGTACATCACTAA
- a CDS encoding type B 50S ribosomal protein L31 — MKKDLHPSNYRLVVFKDMSNDYSFITKSCIDTRETVKWEDGNEYPLVKLEISHTSHPFYTGKMKLVDTAGRIDKFRSRYNKK; from the coding sequence ATGAAAAAAGATCTGCATCCATCAAACTACAGATTAGTTGTATTTAAAGATATGTCTAACGACTACTCTTTTATCACTAAATCTTGCATCGATACCCGCGAAACCGTTAAATGGGAAGATGGTAACGAATACCCATTGGTTAAATTAGAGATTTCTCATACTTCGCACCCGTTCTACACCGGTAAAATGAAACTGGTTGATACTGCAGGTCGTATCGATAAATTCCGCTCACGTTACAACAAAAAGTAA
- the tpiA gene encoding triose-phosphate isomerase — protein sequence MRKKIVAGNWKMNLDYNEGLALFSEIINMVKDEATGTQEAVICSPFIHIHSLVQLAKGYNKVAVGAQNAHQEEKGAYTGEISAKMIKSTGAAYVILGHSERRQYFGETNALLAKKTDTALKNDLRPIFCIGETLQEREANTHFDVIKTQLVEGIFHLDADQFAKLVIAYEPVWAIGTGVTATSAQAQEIHEFIRKEIAAKYGQEVADATTILYGGSCNPTNAAELFAQPDIDGGLIGGASLKSRDFTDIVKTFN from the coding sequence ATGAGAAAGAAAATCGTTGCCGGAAACTGGAAAATGAACCTTGATTACAATGAAGGTTTAGCTTTATTTTCAGAGATCATCAACATGGTTAAAGATGAGGCTACCGGCACGCAGGAAGCAGTGATCTGCAGCCCGTTTATTCACATCCATAGCCTCGTACAATTGGCTAAAGGATATAATAAAGTTGCTGTTGGCGCGCAAAATGCCCACCAGGAAGAAAAGGGTGCTTACACAGGTGAAATCTCTGCTAAGATGATCAAGTCAACCGGTGCCGCTTATGTGATCCTGGGTCACTCGGAGCGTCGTCAGTATTTTGGTGAAACTAATGCCTTGCTTGCCAAAAAAACAGATACTGCTTTAAAAAATGATCTTCGCCCTATCTTCTGTATCGGTGAAACTTTGCAGGAGCGTGAAGCCAATACGCATTTTGACGTGATCAAAACTCAACTGGTTGAAGGTATCTTCCACCTTGATGCTGATCAGTTTGCAAAATTGGTTATTGCTTATGAACCGGTTTGGGCTATTGGTACAGGTGTAACCGCTACATCTGCACAGGCACAAGAAATTCACGAGTTTATCCGTAAGGAAATTGCCGCTAAATACGGCCAGGAAGTTGCTGATGCTACTACCATTTTATATGGCGGAAGCTGTAACCCAACCAATGCTGCCGAGCTATTTGCTCAGCCTGATATTGATGGTGGCCTTATCGGTGGTGCTTCTTTGAAATCGCGCGATTTTACAGATATCGTTAAAACATTTAATTAA
- a CDS encoding HesB/IscA family protein — translation MVTVTDKAKSKIEHLMQDAGLDASYFLRVSVQGGGCSGLSYNLDFDNEEKKGDQFFEDQGVRMALDMKSFLYLAGTELDFSDGLNGKGFNFHNPNASRTCGCGESFSV, via the coding sequence ATGGTAACTGTAACTGATAAAGCAAAAAGCAAAATAGAACACCTGATGCAGGATGCAGGGCTTGATGCCTCTTATTTCCTGCGTGTGTCTGTTCAGGGCGGAGGGTGCTCGGGCTTATCGTACAATCTTGATTTTGATAACGAAGAGAAAAAAGGCGATCAGTTTTTTGAAGACCAGGGCGTACGTATGGCGCTTGACATGAAATCATTCCTGTACCTTGCCGGTACTGAGCTTGATTTCTCAGACGGCCTTAACGGCAAGGGCTTCAACTTCCACAACCCTAACGCCAGCCGTACATGCGGTTGCGGCGAAAGTTTTTCGGTATAA
- a CDS encoding IscS subfamily cysteine desulfurase produces MNIPIYLDNNATTPMDPRVLEAMLPYFNEKFGNAASRNHAFGWVAEEAVDYAREQVAKLIGASEKEIIFTSGATESDNLAIKGVFEMYKDKGNHIITAVTEHKAVLDACKHVEKLGGKVTYLAVKEDGLVDLAELEAAMTPETILVSIMYGNNEIGVIQPVKEIAAIAHKHGALFMTDATQAVGKIPVDVNADGIDLLALSAHKIYGPKGVGALYVRRKGPRVKVTAQMDGGGHERGMRSGTLNVPGIVGLGKACELCGLEMESEAKRLSALRDKLQSALTVLEESYVNGNVEHRLPHVANISFKYVEGEGLMMAMKDLAVSSGSACTSASLEPSYVLKSLGLSDDLAHSSIRFGLGRFTTEEEVDYAVEVTKNAVNHLRELSPLWEMFKEGIDLNSIEWAEH; encoded by the coding sequence ATGAATATCCCAATTTATTTAGATAACAACGCAACTACACCAATGGACCCACGGGTACTGGAGGCTATGTTACCATATTTTAACGAAAAATTTGGTAATGCGGCAAGCCGTAACCATGCGTTTGGCTGGGTTGCTGAGGAGGCAGTTGATTACGCACGCGAACAGGTAGCCAAATTAATCGGCGCATCTGAAAAAGAGATCATCTTTACCTCTGGTGCTACAGAATCAGATAACCTTGCTATTAAAGGGGTGTTTGAAATGTACAAAGACAAAGGTAACCACATCATAACCGCGGTTACTGAGCACAAAGCAGTGCTTGACGCCTGCAAACACGTTGAAAAACTGGGTGGTAAGGTAACTTACCTTGCTGTTAAAGAAGACGGCCTTGTTGACTTAGCTGAGCTTGAAGCGGCTATGACCCCGGAAACCATTCTGGTATCTATCATGTATGGTAACAACGAAATTGGTGTGATTCAGCCGGTTAAAGAAATTGCTGCTATTGCCCACAAACACGGTGCTTTGTTCATGACAGATGCAACACAAGCAGTTGGTAAGATCCCTGTTGATGTAAATGCTGACGGTATCGACTTATTAGCGTTATCAGCTCACAAAATATATGGCCCTAAAGGTGTTGGCGCATTATACGTACGCCGTAAAGGACCAAGGGTTAAAGTTACTGCTCAGATGGACGGTGGCGGTCACGAACGCGGTATGCGTTCAGGTACCCTTAACGTACCGGGCATTGTTGGTTTAGGTAAAGCCTGCGAACTTTGCGGCTTGGAAATGGAAAGCGAAGCAAAACGCCTTTCGGCTTTACGTGATAAATTACAATCAGCTTTAACTGTATTGGAAGAAAGTTATGTGAACGGTAATGTTGAACACCGCTTACCACATGTAGCTAACATTTCTTTCAAATATGTTGAGGGTGAAGGTTTGATGATGGCCATGAAAGATCTGGCTGTATCATCAGGTTCGGCTTGTACATCTGCTTCATTGGAGCCATCATATGTATTGAAAAGCTTAGGCCTTTCTGATGATCTGGCTCACTCTTCTATCCGTTTCGGCTTAGGTCGTTTCACCACCGAAGAAGAAGTTGATTACGCTGTAGAAGTAACCAAAAACGCGGTTAACCACCTGCGCGAACTTTCACCACTTTGGGAAATGTTTAAAGAAGGTATCGACCTTAACTCAATTGAGTGGGCAGAACATTAA
- a CDS encoding Rrf2 family transcriptional regulator encodes MNGQFQIATHVLTLLCKQPGELLSSDYVAGSMNVNPVLVRKEMRKLRACGLIESKEGKTGGYSLALPPQKITLADVYKAVKLPPALGQAKNKPNPDCPVGKQIGAHLDHLADDVEAAIVKKLSTITIFDFVNQFD; translated from the coding sequence ATGAACGGACAATTTCAAATAGCCACCCACGTATTAACCCTGCTTTGCAAGCAGCCGGGCGAGCTGCTGTCTTCTGACTACGTAGCCGGAAGCATGAATGTAAATCCGGTTCTGGTGCGTAAAGAGATGCGCAAACTACGTGCCTGTGGCCTTATTGAAAGTAAGGAAGGTAAAACCGGCGGTTATAGCCTCGCTCTCCCGCCGCAAAAAATTACCCTTGCCGATGTTTATAAAGCTGTAAAGTTGCCACCTGCTTTAGGTCAGGCTAAAAACAAACCCAATCCGGATTGTCCCGTTGGCAAACAAATTGGTGCCCATCTCGATCACTTAGCCGATGATGTTGAAGCAGCCATTGTCAAAAAATTAAGCACCATAACCATTTTTGATTTTGTAAATCAATTCGATTAA
- a CDS encoding SMI1/KNR4 family protein, whose protein sequence is MTLDEELDLFQSRNQLLIPGDLRSYLKLTDEEIDAYNEDMFAFFKFPEFKSVKEVVGDYGGIPDYRNIVNTLPLHENCFVFAEYSIYVMVFAIRLYAHDSNKNEVYAICGCAYEVVANSFDEFIARYREDIGNVFI, encoded by the coding sequence ATGACTTTGGATGAAGAACTTGATTTGTTTCAATCCAGGAATCAATTGTTGATTCCTGGTGATTTACGATCTTATTTAAAACTCACTGATGAAGAGATTGATGCCTACAATGAGGATATGTTTGCGTTTTTTAAATTTCCTGAATTTAAAAGTGTAAAGGAAGTGGTGGGTGATTATGGTGGAATCCCGGATTACAGAAATATAGTTAATACTTTACCGTTACATGAAAACTGCTTTGTATTTGCAGAGTATTCTATATATGTTATGGTATTTGCAATCAGGTTGTATGCACATGATAGTAACAAAAATGAAGTGTATGCAATTTGTGGCTGCGCTTATGAAGTTGTAGCAAATTCGTTTGATGAGTTCATTGCGCGTTATAGAGAAGATATAGGTAATGTGTTTATTTAG
- the prmA gene encoding 50S ribosomal protein L11 methyltransferase encodes MNYYELFFTTITTEDYQQDLLINALGEIGFDTFEELELGFKAYIPEDVFDQQALDEQLLPYKDLFTFSYEITLIPQKNWNEVWESNFEPIEIGDKIYVRATFHEPKPQFAYEIVIDPKMAFGTGHHQTTAMMLGLMLENEFAGKKVLDMGCGTGILAIMAAKLGADDITAIDYDPVCYESTIENSALNNVPDIKPLCGSKEVIPNEQYDTILANINRNILLDQMQRYAEVLKADGEIYFSGFYESPDLDIITDEARKYGLKYITHKKDKEWVAAKFIK; translated from the coding sequence ATGAATTACTACGAACTATTTTTTACAACCATCACCACCGAAGATTACCAGCAGGATTTGCTGATTAACGCTTTGGGCGAGATAGGTTTCGATACTTTTGAAGAGCTTGAACTTGGTTTTAAGGCTTATATCCCTGAAGATGTTTTTGATCAGCAGGCGCTTGACGAGCAGTTGCTGCCTTACAAAGACCTGTTCACCTTTAGCTACGAGATAACGCTTATTCCGCAAAAAAACTGGAATGAGGTATGGGAAAGTAATTTTGAGCCGATTGAGATAGGGGATAAGATTTACGTAAGGGCAACTTTTCACGAGCCGAAACCTCAGTTTGCTTATGAAATAGTTATCGACCCGAAGATGGCTTTTGGTACCGGGCACCACCAAACTACGGCCATGATGCTGGGCCTGATGCTGGAAAATGAATTTGCCGGTAAAAAAGTACTTGATATGGGATGTGGTACGGGTATCCTTGCTATTATGGCCGCCAAATTAGGTGCTGATGATATTACCGCCATTGATTACGATCCGGTTTGTTACGAAAGTACTATCGAAAATTCGGCCCTGAACAATGTGCCTGATATTAAGCCGCTTTGTGGTTCAAAAGAAGTTATTCCTAACGAACAATACGATACCATCCTGGCAAACATTAACCGCAATATCCTGCTCGATCAGATGCAGCGTTATGCCGAAGTATTAAAAGCGGACGGTGAGATCTATTTCAGCGGTTTTTACGAATCGCCCGACCTGGATATCATCACTGATGAAGCCCGTAAATATGGCCTGAAATATATCACTCACAAAAAGGATAAAGAGTGGGTTGCTGCTAAGTTTATAAAGTAA